One Triticum dicoccoides isolate Atlit2015 ecotype Zavitan chromosome 4B, WEW_v2.0, whole genome shotgun sequence genomic window carries:
- the LOC119296299 gene encoding DEAD-box ATP-dependent RNA helicase 24-like: MSKRPRLEGFSIPRPTPYSFERSQPAPRLYVPADDDLDDIAFSDDAAAPSDAAEGGKAEDDEIDPLDAFMAEIQEEIRAPPPPPKPEALRPADSDEDDDPMESFLRAKKDAGLTLAADVMNAGYNSDEEVYAAAKAVDAGMMEYDSDDNPIVVDKRKIEPIPPLDHSTIEYEPFTKDFYEEKPSVSGMSVEEVSDYMKSLAIRVSGFDVPRPVKNFEDCGFPVPLMNAIAKQGYEKPTTIQCQALPIVLSGRDIIGIAKTGSGKTAAFVLPMIVHIMDQPELQKEEGPIGVICAPTRELAHQIYLEAKKFAKPYNLQVAAVYGGVSKFEQFKELKSGCEIVVATPGRLIDLLKMKALKMFRATYLVLDEADRMFDLGFEPQIRSVVGQIRPDRQTLLFSATMPYKVERLAREILTDPIRVTVGQVGSANEDIKQVVNVLPSDAEKMPWLLEKMPGMIDDGDVLVFATKKARVDEVENQLNQHGFKVAALHGDKDQASRMETLQKFKSGIYHVLVATDVAARGLDIKSIKTVVNFDIAKEMDMHIHRIGRTGRAGDKDGTAYTLITQKESRFAGELVHSLIAAGQDVPNELMDLAMKDGRFRANRDSRKGGKKGGKGKSGGGGGGGGGGGGGARGRGRGIRGVDFGLGIGYGSESGPQVPAPRSATVNVLKTGMMQNFKSSFVSASSSAPGNSAPLRGAPFVKPALRGFVSGGTIGGDSGAARPAPPAPSFVPASRPAGNTNENGNTNPESSKDQRRERKRPSGWDR; the protein is encoded by the exons CAGAGATCCAGGAGGAGATccgcgcgccgcccccgccgcccaagCCCGAGGCACTCCGCCCCGCGGATTCCGATGAGGACGACGACCCAATGGAGAGCTTCCTGCGGGCCAAGAAGGACGCCGGGCTCACGCTTGCTGCCGACGTCATGAACGCTGGGTATAACTCCGACGAGGAGGTGTACGCTGCCGCTAAGGCCGTCGACGCCGGCATGATGGAGTACGACTCCGACGACAACCCCATAGTAGTCGACAAGAGGAAGATAGAGCCCATACCACCACTGGACCATTCGACCATCGAGTACGAGCCCTTCACCAAGGATTTCTACGAGGAGAAGCCGTCAGTTTCAG GGATGAGTGTGGAAGAGGTGTCTGATTATATGAAAAGTTTGGCAATCCGGGTTTCAGGCTTTGATGTGCCAAGGCCAGTTAAAAACTTTGAGGATTGTGGGTTTCCTGTTCCATTGATGAATGCTATTGCCAAGCAGGGTTATGAAAAGCCGACAACAATTCAGTGCCAGGCTTTACCTATTGTCCTTTCAGGTAGAGATATCATTGGTATTGCGAAAACTGGTTCAGGCAAGACCGCAGCATTTGTACTCCCTATGATTGTTCACATTATGGATCAGCCTGAGCTTCAGAAGGAAGAAGGTCCAATAGGAGTCATATGTGCTCCAACAAGAGAATTGGCACATCAGATATATCTCGAAGCTAAGAAGTTTGCAAAGCCTTACAATCTTCAAGTTGCTGCTGTTTATGGTGGTGTTTCCAAATTTGAACAGTTTAAAGAACTGAAATCAGGCTGTGAAATAGTCGTTGCTACCCCAGGGAGACTGATAGACTTGCTTAAGATGAAGGCACTGAAGATGTTTAGGGCAACTTATCTGGTTCTTGATGAAGCTGATCGCATGTTTGATCTTGGGTTCGAGCCTCAGATACGATCCGTTGTTGGTCAAATTAGACCAGACCGACAAACCTTGCTTTTTTCTGCAACAATGCCATACAAAGTGGAACGATTGGCTAGAGAAATTTTGACTGACCCTATTCGAGTCACAGTTGGTCAAGTTGGTAGTGCTAATGAAGACATTAAACAAGTTGTGAATGTACTCCCTTCTGATGCTGAGAAAATGCCATGGCTTCTCGAGAAAATGCCTGGTATGATTGATGATGGAGACGTGCTTGTATTTGCAACTAAGAAGGCTCGAGTCGATGAGGTTGAGAACCAGTTGAATCAGCATGGATTCAAAGTTGCTGCACTTCATGGTGACAAGGATCAAGCATCTCGGATGGAGACACTGCAGAAGTTCAAGTCTGGGATTTACCATGTTCTTGTTGCAACTGATGTTGCTGCACGTGGTCTGGACATAAAGTCAATTAAAACAGTTGTCAACTTTGATATTGCAAAAGAAATGGATATGCATATTCACCGCATTGGAAGAACTGGCCGGGCTGGTGATAAAGATGGCACCGCATATACTCTTATTACACAGAAAGAATCACGATTTGCAGGTGAATTGGTTCATAGTTTAATTGCTGCTGGTCAAGATGTGCCCAACGAACTTATGGACCTGGCAATGAAG GATGGCAGGTTCAGAGCTAACCGTGACTCCAGAAAAG GTGGGAAGAAAGGTGGCAAAGGAAAgagtggtggaggtggtggtgggggcggcggcgggggtggcggTGCGCGTGGGCGTGGGCGTGGCATACGTGGAGTTGATTTTGGCCTTGGCATTGGCTATGGTTCTGAATCAGGGCCACAAGTACCTGCTCCAAGATCTGCCACTGTAAACGTGTTGAAGACGGGGATGATGCAAAATTTTAAGAGTAGCTTTGTCTCGGCGTCTTCGAGTGCGCCAGGCAACAGTGCACCTTTGAGGGGTGCACCTTTTGTAAAACCTGCACTTCGTGGTTTTGTTTCCGGTGGTACCATAGGAGGGGATTCAGGTGCAGCGAGACCAGCACCACCGGCGCCCTCATTTGTTCCTGCGTCCAGGCCAGCAGGAAACACTAACGAAAACGGGAACACAAACCCTGAAAG CTCGAAGGATCAACGGAGGGAGAGAAAGCGGCCATCTGGGTGGGATCGCTAG